In one Cloacibacillus porcorum genomic region, the following are encoded:
- a CDS encoding SLBB domain-containing protein, which yields MLKKRTIAALVLIFYLFTLAAPAASVAADAGAVAAAAAALTGHGLGGAADSPGDTTASEGASDSGIFNGDTGAKTSATPQTTDFPATIDPSASEPQTTVVNEKLEEERLHNPATTSAPAATTSISSPIDPREASGSTMYDNLRGRLARFGADFFASRRANTLTYAPVGPNYVVAPGDEVRITLWGYDDIRANLVVDRDGVLTLPKAGPLNAAGMTFAELEKAVNNAYGRIFNDFEINVSMGKLHTINVYVTGHASRPGAYAVSSMATLIDILSQAGGPALSGSMRAIEVRRGNKKIATLDIYELLLHGSRKGDARLCDGDVIFIPTVGNLVSVAGNVKRPAVYELTKNEKHLADIIKLAGGLTSGAYKGRVQIVRVKDNTIRTAFESELTQKNAASQKLQDGDLVKIFAVPGGSINIRIAGAVIQPGVYAIEPGTTTLGDVLKRAGGLLYTAAAEGELTRIQVSEQGPVTTRTMVNLREAIDGKGRFLLQRDDYIFVRTVPDWNLYRSARITGRILYPGSYAVKQGERLSSLIERAGGFTEDAFPRGAVFIRDSVRVQQQKSIDDMILRLEREMAAAANQAVSTATTTKDVTFAQAEVTQKDRLMTALRSLKATGRVIMQIPPDYKLIKGSPYDIVLQDGDRLHIPVTPGTVQVIGSVTAQSTFVFRTGQPISEYIRMAGGYSASANAKRTYIMKADGSTVRAFAGKRAQKVEDGDFIVVPEKLMFQPAMRNTTDIIDIVYKLVLGVAAVDYIFK from the coding sequence ATGTTGAAAAAACGTACAATAGCAGCTTTGGTTCTCATCTTTTACCTCTTCACCCTCGCCGCCCCGGCGGCTTCCGTTGCTGCGGATGCCGGCGCAGTCGCAGCTGCGGCTGCCGCCCTGACAGGACATGGTTTGGGAGGAGCGGCGGACAGCCCCGGAGACACAACCGCCTCCGAAGGAGCTTCGGATAGCGGGATATTTAACGGCGATACAGGCGCGAAAACCTCCGCAACTCCCCAAACGACAGATTTCCCCGCCACAATAGACCCCTCTGCCTCGGAACCGCAGACAACCGTCGTCAATGAAAAACTGGAGGAGGAAAGGCTGCATAATCCCGCTACAACGTCAGCGCCGGCCGCCACTACGTCAATCTCTTCGCCCATCGATCCGAGAGAGGCCAGTGGCAGCACCATGTACGACAACCTGCGCGGCAGACTCGCCCGCTTCGGCGCGGACTTCTTTGCCTCACGCCGGGCCAACACGCTGACATACGCCCCCGTAGGCCCCAACTATGTGGTCGCGCCGGGAGACGAGGTGCGGATAACCCTGTGGGGATACGACGATATCAGGGCTAACCTGGTCGTCGACAGGGACGGCGTTCTGACGCTTCCCAAGGCCGGGCCGCTCAACGCGGCGGGGATGACCTTCGCGGAGCTCGAAAAGGCGGTCAATAACGCTTACGGGAGAATATTCAACGACTTTGAAATCAACGTCTCTATGGGTAAGCTGCATACGATCAACGTATATGTAACGGGACACGCGTCACGCCCTGGGGCCTATGCCGTATCCTCAATGGCTACGCTCATCGATATTCTATCGCAGGCAGGAGGCCCGGCGCTTTCCGGCTCTATGCGCGCGATAGAGGTAAGACGCGGCAATAAGAAAATCGCCACGCTCGATATTTACGAGCTTCTGCTGCATGGCAGCCGTAAGGGCGACGCGCGGCTGTGCGACGGCGACGTGATCTTTATACCGACCGTAGGCAATCTCGTTTCGGTTGCGGGAAACGTCAAGCGTCCGGCGGTCTACGAGCTGACGAAAAATGAAAAACATCTTGCCGATATAATCAAGCTCGCGGGCGGCCTCACATCCGGCGCATACAAAGGGCGGGTACAGATCGTACGCGTCAAGGATAATACGATACGGACCGCCTTTGAATCGGAGCTCACGCAGAAAAACGCCGCGTCACAGAAACTGCAGGACGGAGACCTCGTGAAGATCTTCGCCGTGCCGGGCGGCTCGATCAACATACGCATCGCGGGAGCCGTCATCCAGCCCGGCGTATACGCGATAGAGCCGGGAACGACGACGCTGGGTGACGTCCTTAAACGCGCGGGCGGTCTGCTCTACACCGCCGCTGCCGAAGGCGAGCTGACGCGCATTCAGGTCAGCGAACAGGGTCCCGTGACGACGCGCACGATGGTCAACCTGAGAGAGGCCATCGACGGCAAAGGGCGTTTTCTGCTCCAGCGCGACGACTACATCTTCGTCCGCACCGTGCCGGACTGGAACCTATACCGCAGCGCGCGGATAACGGGGCGCATCCTCTACCCCGGCAGCTATGCCGTCAAACAGGGGGAGCGGCTGTCGTCGCTCATCGAGCGTGCCGGCGGCTTCACCGAAGACGCCTTCCCGCGCGGCGCGGTCTTCATCCGTGACAGCGTAAGGGTCCAGCAGCAGAAAAGCATCGACGACATGATCCTGCGTCTGGAACGTGAAATGGCCGCCGCCGCCAACCAGGCCGTATCCACCGCGACAACAACCAAAGACGTGACCTTCGCCCAGGCGGAGGTTACGCAAAAGGACCGGCTGATGACGGCGCTTCGCAGCCTGAAAGCGACCGGGCGCGTCATTATGCAGATACCGCCTGACTACAAGCTGATAAAGGGCAGCCCCTACGATATTGTCCTGCAGGACGGCGACCGTCTCCATATACCGGTCACGCCGGGCACCGTACAGGTCATCGGTTCCGTTACCGCACAGTCCACCTTCGTATTCCGCACCGGACAGCCGATCAGCGAATACATCAGAATGGCGGGCGGCTATTCAGCCTCGGCCAACGCCAAACGTACCTACATAATGAAGGCGGACGGCTCTACCGTCAGGGCCTTCGCCGGGAAACGTGCGCAAAAGGTCGAGGACGGAGACTTTATCGTCGTTCCGGAAAAACTGATGTTCCAGCCGGCGATGCGCAATACCACGGACATCATCGACATCGTCTACAAGCTGGTGCTCGGCGTGGCGGCGGTAGACTATATCTTTAAATAA
- a CDS encoding IS110 family transposase has protein sequence MVLIYVGIDVAKDKHDCCILGDSGTCLRESFSFSNDKEGFSKLIAAISAVSGKSADSSQIRTGLEATGHYSANLVAFLRSSGFQPVVFNPLRVKLYRQAISLRRTKTDKADAKCIAGILMSEVSSPVTVSYQIQELKSLTRHRHRLVAICSRSKVSMSRMVDLLFPELPSLGLRTGQASTLALMAELPGADMIAACRIDRLTNILRYASKGRYGREKAEAIKSMAKNSIARTSKALSLELSQVIEQIRFFKRQIAFLDRQIAAMVAEINTPLLTIPGIGFRTAAVILAEIGDIRRFKKPDQLQAFAGLDPSTYQSGKFNAANTPMVKHGSTYLRWSLMQAARLCSIHCRDFRNYMEHKIAQGKHYFVALGHLSKKLIRVIFHMLYTNEVFVSMAA, from the coding sequence ATGGTCTTGATTTATGTTGGTATTGATGTTGCCAAGGATAAGCATGACTGCTGCATTCTTGGCGATTCTGGCACGTGTCTGCGGGAGTCTTTCTCCTTTTCGAACGACAAGGAAGGTTTTTCAAAGCTCATTGCCGCCATTTCGGCTGTTTCCGGAAAGAGCGCAGACTCTTCTCAGATAAGGACAGGACTTGAAGCTACCGGACATTACAGCGCAAACCTTGTGGCTTTCCTCCGTTCCAGCGGATTTCAACCCGTGGTGTTCAACCCTTTGCGCGTGAAGCTTTATCGACAGGCAATTTCACTGCGCAGAACAAAAACAGACAAGGCCGACGCAAAATGTATCGCGGGGATACTGATGTCAGAAGTCTCAAGTCCTGTCACTGTATCTTACCAGATTCAGGAGCTAAAGTCTCTTACACGCCACAGGCACAGGCTAGTTGCCATTTGCAGCAGATCAAAGGTTTCCATGTCCAGAATGGTCGACTTGCTTTTTCCAGAACTGCCCTCTTTAGGGCTCAGAACGGGGCAGGCGTCTACACTGGCGCTTATGGCAGAACTGCCGGGGGCGGATATGATTGCCGCGTGTCGCATCGACCGGCTGACAAATATCCTGCGTTACGCATCAAAGGGCAGGTATGGGAGAGAAAAGGCTGAGGCAATAAAATCAATGGCGAAGAATTCTATTGCCAGAACAAGCAAGGCTCTTTCTTTAGAACTCTCTCAGGTCATTGAGCAGATACGTTTCTTTAAACGACAGATCGCGTTTTTGGACAGACAGATCGCGGCTATGGTCGCTGAAATAAATACGCCGCTGCTGACGATTCCTGGTATTGGCTTTCGTACCGCCGCCGTCATACTTGCGGAGATAGGCGATATACGACGCTTCAAAAAACCTGACCAGCTTCAGGCCTTCGCTGGACTTGACCCGTCCACATATCAATCCGGCAAGTTCAACGCGGCGAACACGCCTATGGTCAAACACGGTTCGACATATCTGCGCTGGTCTCTGATGCAGGCGGCAAGGCTCTGTTCTATCCACTGCCGTGACTTTCGAAACTATATGGAGCACAAGATTGCCCAGGGAAAACATTACTTTGTCGCTTTGGGACATCTTTCAAAAAAACTCATACGCGTTATATTCCACATGCTTTATACAAACGAGGTATTCGTTTCAATGGCTGCCTGA
- a CDS encoding GumC family protein, whose translation MTDSPKTLNDDYEYELSLLDLLVILVQQRWLIIKITAAFAIIAVIYALTATPIYRSTMQIISPNSGAKSGAAAMLAATGMGDMLGGQLTTQSDTVVGVIKSPLVLDRVIDKNSLLTRESENFSITRLIGALSSKGKPKPKMRTMVRKSLSESIQAISDKKSGIITLSVKDTSPDMAVKLVKSIFAETLCVMQDVAISPSAQQRVFLESQLKENNGELSKAEGALISFQKRTGMIGTGGAPSDISALAVLQAQMVAKEIELRSARSFAKEANPQIKKLEAEYAAIKKQFEADNAKVGTFPLSGVGLKNLPVASLEYAALVREYKFRENLGQILLRQYETARMNELNDPLVFQALGEPTYPELKESPKRAKIVILATFLGGFLGVLAAFICHFLSISSSDPEEAPKIEFVKAALRSDLKKLKFLKKKSS comes from the coding sequence ATGACGGACAGCCCAAAGACTTTAAACGACGATTATGAATACGAACTGTCCCTGCTAGATCTGCTGGTGATACTTGTACAGCAAAGATGGCTCATTATAAAAATAACCGCGGCCTTCGCCATTATCGCGGTGATATACGCGCTTACGGCCACGCCGATCTATCGAAGTACCATGCAGATCATCTCGCCAAACAGCGGAGCGAAATCAGGAGCGGCGGCGATGCTCGCGGCTACAGGCATGGGCGACATGCTAGGCGGCCAGCTGACGACGCAGAGCGACACCGTCGTCGGCGTCATCAAAAGTCCGCTGGTGCTGGACAGGGTCATCGATAAAAACAGCCTCCTTACAAGGGAAAGTGAAAATTTCAGCATAACTCGCCTGATCGGCGCATTGTCCTCCAAAGGCAAACCTAAACCTAAGATGAGGACGATGGTAAGAAAATCGCTTTCTGAAAGCATACAGGCGATTTCAGACAAGAAGAGTGGAATTATCACCCTCTCGGTGAAAGACACCTCTCCAGATATGGCTGTAAAGCTTGTAAAATCCATATTCGCGGAGACGCTCTGCGTCATGCAGGATGTAGCCATCTCTCCGTCGGCGCAGCAAAGGGTATTTCTGGAATCTCAGCTGAAAGAGAACAACGGGGAACTTTCAAAGGCGGAGGGCGCTCTTATATCATTCCAAAAGAGAACGGGGATGATCGGTACGGGAGGCGCGCCCAGCGACATCTCCGCGCTGGCGGTATTGCAGGCACAGATGGTGGCCAAAGAGATAGAACTGCGATCCGCGCGCTCTTTCGCAAAAGAGGCCAATCCGCAGATAAAAAAGCTTGAGGCGGAATATGCGGCGATAAAAAAGCAGTTCGAAGCGGACAACGCTAAGGTAGGAACTTTTCCTCTTTCCGGTGTCGGCCTGAAGAACCTGCCGGTCGCCTCGCTGGAATACGCCGCGCTGGTACGGGAATACAAGTTCAGGGAAAATCTCGGGCAAATATTGCTGCGCCAATACGAAACGGCCAGAATGAATGAACTTAACGATCCGCTGGTCTTTCAGGCCCTTGGCGAACCAACCTACCCTGAGCTCAAGGAATCCCCTAAGAGAGCAAAAATTGTAATTCTCGCGACTTTTCTCGGCGGCTTTCTCGGCGTCTTGGCCGCTTTTATCTGCCACTTTCTCTCAATATCAAGCTCCGATCCAGAAGAGGCACCCAAGATAGAATTTGTTAAGGCAGCCCTGCGCTCAGATCTGAAAAAACTAAAATTTTTAAAGAAAAAAAGCTCATAA
- a CDS encoding helix-turn-helix transcriptional regulator — protein MNISEKIKMLRKEKRLTQAMLAESLKVARSTVIAWEGKRCLPEGENLKNIARVLDTTVAFLLEENEDTGRALVVKGPIMPMSNEEQHLKETSPIILKLSEVRYMLDSLCGKPDIDDIHIIDELLNSCKKISAKLLLDETAAGRDL, from the coding sequence ATGAATATTTCTGAGAAGATAAAAATGCTGCGTAAAGAGAAAAGGCTGACCCAGGCCATGTTGGCGGAATCTTTAAAGGTAGCCCGTTCGACGGTCATAGCCTGGGAGGGTAAGCGCTGCCTCCCCGAAGGCGAGAACTTGAAAAACATTGCGCGGGTTCTCGATACGACAGTTGCCTTCCTGCTGGAGGAGAACGAGGATACGGGGAGAGCGTTAGTCGTGAAAGGTCCGATAATGCCTATGTCTAACGAAGAACAGCATCTCAAAGAGACATCTCCGATAATTTTGAAGCTTTCGGAGGTCAGATATATGTTGGATTCTCTCTGTGGAAAGCCCGACATTGACGATATACATATCATTGATGAACTGCTGAATTCCTGCAAAAAAATATCTGCCAAGCTGCTTCTTGACGAAACAGCCGCAGGCCGCGATCTGTAA
- a CDS encoding helix-turn-helix transcriptional regulator, with product MFGKVIRKKRVALKLTQNDLAVLVGVNRTTVVAWEHEKFQPTKKIAALEDALNIGRGELYFIIQENRLR from the coding sequence ATGTTTGGGAAAGTAATCAGAAAGAAAAGGGTCGCCCTAAAACTCACCCAGAACGACCTGGCAGTGCTGGTTGGCGTCAACCGCACCACTGTCGTGGCCTGGGAACATGAGAAGTTTCAGCCGACAAAGAAGATCGCGGCTCTCGAAGACGCTTTGAATATTGGGCGCGGAGAGCTCTATTTTATAATCCAGGAAAACCGGCTGCGGTGA
- a CDS encoding GGDEF domain-containing protein produces MRKNVWFKSNARDIYIFFALCVFISSAALIYRHETGPGLSYSSVFYCPSKKDDVLSVQAQPPRPSYNDADMHVSVAAAKRTAAQAVHRSLAKVSGVAVLLYIVYLLLFLRKGKKTSSLFMKTDGKNYSKDPLTGLLDRSALYGAVSETIRLYPERCHAVFMMDLDNFKKVNDTFGHLKGDTVLRSVAEHILSSVEKGDIVGRIGGDEFIVLARNVAGRTEAESKAKTLQKAVSGMEDVTVSIGIALYPYDGAVFEELYDHADIAMYRAKDKGRDRCEFYCGGR; encoded by the coding sequence ATGCGTAAAAATGTTTGGTTCAAATCAAACGCGCGGGATATCTATATTTTTTTCGCGCTCTGCGTCTTTATATCCTCCGCGGCGCTGATATATCGCCACGAGACCGGACCGGGGCTCTCGTACAGCTCTGTCTTTTATTGTCCCTCTAAGAAAGATGACGTTCTGTCGGTACAGGCACAGCCGCCGCGCCCATCCTATAATGACGCCGACATGCACGTATCCGTGGCGGCGGCAAAGAGAACCGCGGCACAGGCCGTTCACAGGTCTTTGGCGAAGGTATCCGGCGTCGCAGTCCTTCTTTATATTGTCTACCTGCTTCTATTTCTGCGCAAAGGCAAAAAGACCTCATCACTCTTTATGAAGACGGATGGGAAGAACTATTCCAAAGATCCGCTGACAGGGCTGCTTGACAGAAGCGCGCTCTACGGGGCGGTCTCCGAAACTATTCGTCTCTACCCAGAGAGATGCCACGCCGTTTTTATGATGGACCTGGACAATTTCAAAAAAGTAAACGACACCTTCGGACATCTCAAGGGGGATACGGTTCTGCGTTCAGTGGCTGAACACATTTTATCCAGCGTCGAAAAGGGCGATATTGTGGGACGGATCGGCGGCGACGAGTTTATCGTCCTGGCCAGGAACGTCGCTGGCAGGACCGAGGCGGAGAGCAAGGCTAAGACGCTGCAAAAGGCGGTCTCAGGTATGGAGGATGTCACCGTAAGCATCGGCATAGCCCTCTATCCTTACGACGGCGCTGTGTTTGAGGAGCTGTATGATCACGCCGATATTGCGATGTACAGGGCGAAGGATAAAGGCCGCGACCGCTGCGAGTTTTACTGCGGCGGCCGCTGA
- a CDS encoding MBL fold metallo-hydrolase, with protein sequence MAMTEIFPNFYRINLPIPRGGFESFLDGWLIEDKAGGRRILVETGPASAVPELLRLLEAKGKNKIDYLIYTHIHLDHSGGAGQFIAAHPETKVLAPEKGRPHLVDPSKLIAGSRTSLGSLCDVYGAPIPLPAENLIDGGIPNLTVIDTPGHAPHHSSYIYELAGRRILFAGEAAGCWFRCDDGSCFMRPATPHKFFYDRAVASLNRLRALEDIDVVCFPHSGYLEDASEVFDRAAEQMKLWLAVLSALPAGTSPEDAVLALLANDPVLANLEKMPEAVRKREEFFIGQSVKGYLGWIERERNGV encoded by the coding sequence ATGGCGATGACGGAGATATTCCCCAATTTTTACCGGATAAATCTGCCGATACCGCGCGGCGGTTTTGAATCATTTCTTGACGGCTGGCTTATCGAAGACAAGGCGGGCGGGCGGAGGATACTTGTGGAGACGGGACCGGCCTCTGCGGTTCCGGAGCTTCTGCGCCTGCTTGAGGCCAAAGGAAAAAATAAGATCGATTATCTGATATATACGCATATACATCTCGACCATTCTGGCGGCGCAGGGCAGTTTATCGCCGCGCACCCGGAGACCAAAGTTCTGGCTCCGGAAAAGGGGCGTCCGCACCTTGTCGACCCCTCTAAGCTGATCGCAGGAAGCCGGACCAGCCTTGGCAGCCTCTGCGACGTGTACGGCGCTCCCATACCGCTCCCGGCGGAGAACCTTATCGACGGCGGCATACCTAACCTTACCGTAATCGACACGCCAGGACACGCGCCGCATCACAGCTCCTACATCTATGAACTTGCCGGAAGGCGGATACTCTTTGCCGGCGAAGCTGCCGGCTGCTGGTTCAGGTGTGACGACGGCAGCTGCTTCATGCGCCCGGCGACACCGCATAAATTTTTCTATGACAGGGCCGTCGCCTCTCTCAACAGGCTGAGGGCGCTCGAAGATATAGACGTCGTCTGCTTCCCTCACTCGGGATATCTCGAAGACGCCAGCGAAGTTTTCGACAGGGCCGCGGAGCAGATGAAGCTTTGGCTCGCGGTGCTCTCGGCGCTTCCCGCCGGAACCTCGCCGGAGGATGCGGTCCTTGCGCTGCTGGCAAACGATCCGGTGCTCGCAAACCTTGAAAAGATGCCGGAGGCGGTACGAAAGAGGGAGGAATTCTTCATCGGTCAGTCGGTGAAGGGATATCTGGGCTGGATAGAAAGAGAAAGAAACGGCGTTTAG
- a CDS encoding ABC transporter ATP-binding protein, whose product MSFLSVENVSKCYSIEGRRVEALREVSLEIGENEFVTVVGRSGSGKTTLLRILASLEPPTAGSVKFMGRSCSQEEPLPAGMVFQEARLMPWLSALDNILFAYPPRERNEGLRERALKMIETVGLKGYERALPAQLSGGMAQRVALGRALVKNPPVILLDEPLGALDYFTRRTMQRELIRLYLEEKKSFIMVTHDVGEALRLGTRVIVLGEGRVARELPVDLQYPRPRSTPAFQGLIDEVLGAIGDGE is encoded by the coding sequence ATGTCCTTCCTTTCGGTAGAAAACGTCTCAAAGTGCTACAGCATAGAGGGGCGGCGCGTGGAGGCGCTGCGGGAGGTCTCTCTAGAGATCGGGGAGAACGAGTTCGTCACCGTCGTCGGCAGGAGCGGCTCCGGCAAGACCACCCTGCTGCGAATCCTCGCCTCTCTTGAGCCTCCCACGGCGGGTTCCGTGAAATTCATGGGACGCTCCTGTTCGCAGGAAGAGCCGCTGCCCGCGGGAATGGTCTTTCAGGAGGCGCGGCTCATGCCGTGGCTTTCGGCGCTCGACAACATCCTTTTCGCCTATCCGCCGCGTGAACGGAACGAGGGGCTGAGAGAGAGGGCGCTTAAAATGATAGAGACTGTCGGACTAAAAGGCTACGAGAGGGCGCTGCCCGCCCAGCTCTCCGGCGGCATGGCGCAGCGCGTCGCCCTCGGACGCGCGCTTGTGAAGAACCCGCCCGTGATATTGCTCGACGAGCCTCTCGGAGCCCTTGACTATTTCACGCGCCGCACGATGCAGCGTGAGCTGATACGGTTATACCTTGAAGAAAAAAAGAGCTTTATAATGGTGACACACGACGTCGGCGAGGCACTGCGCCTCGGTACGCGGGTGATAGTTCTCGGAGAGGGACGCGTGGCGCGCGAACTTCCCGTAGATCTGCAGTATCCGCGGCCGCGAAGCACGCCTGCCTTTCAGGGACTCATAGACGAGGTTCTCGGGGCCATCGGCGACGGAGAATAA
- a CDS encoding ABC transporter permease yields the protein MKDTAWKILMSGALFPLSVLLLWWYGASAGWWNTFLLPSPGAVWRAFTTAAADGTLAENMCASLGRIAVGFGLSAALAISLAFLCGSFPPLLAQLDPTLEFLRHIPPMAVIPMLILWFGIGESPKIILIILATFFPVFLNTLQGVRGCDPGLIEVARVFGYSRWERCRHVILPSALPAILTGLQLGLGYSWRSLVAAELVAASSGLGYMILDAEQLSRSDVVLMGILVIGALGAALDYLFVIISKAAGRVR from the coding sequence ATGAAAGATACTGCCTGGAAAATACTTATGAGCGGCGCCTTATTCCCGCTGTCAGTCCTCCTTTTATGGTGGTACGGGGCCTCAGCCGGCTGGTGGAACACCTTTTTGCTGCCCTCGCCGGGAGCGGTGTGGCGCGCCTTTACGACCGCCGCCGCAGACGGAACGCTGGCGGAGAATATGTGCGCCAGCCTCGGCCGTATCGCCGTCGGCTTCGGCCTCTCCGCGGCGCTTGCCATCTCGCTTGCGTTTTTGTGCGGCTCTTTTCCGCCGCTTCTCGCGCAGCTGGACCCGACCCTGGAGTTTTTGCGCCACATCCCGCCGATGGCGGTGATTCCGATGCTTATCCTCTGGTTCGGGATCGGGGAGAGCCCCAAGATCATCCTTATCATCCTTGCCACCTTCTTTCCCGTCTTTCTCAATACGCTGCAGGGCGTCAGGGGCTGCGATCCCGGGCTCATCGAGGTCGCGCGGGTCTTTGGCTACAGCCGTTGGGAGCGCTGCCGCCATGTGATCCTGCCGTCGGCGCTGCCGGCCATTCTTACCGGTCTGCAGCTGGGGCTCGGCTACAGCTGGCGTTCGCTTGTGGCGGCGGAACTTGTCGCAGCCTCTTCCGGGCTGGGATATATGATCCTTGACGCCGAGCAGCTTTCGCGCTCGGACGTCGTGCTGATGGGGATACTTGTGATCGGTGCGCTCGGAGCGGCGCTGGATTACCTCTTCGTAATTATTTCCAAGGCCGCGGGGAGAGTGCGCTGA
- a CDS encoding flavin reductase family protein yields the protein MYSLSKVTWKAGTMLYPLPPVMVSCGTMERANIITVAWTGIVNSEPPMTYISVRPERFSHGLIKETGEFVINLTTDRLVWNADFCGVKSGRDTNKFALPGLTAVKASAVSAPMIDESPVNIECRVERSILLGSHEMFIAKIIAVNVNEKLLDAKGVLHLEKAGLAATAHGKYFALGRQVGSFGYSVRKR from the coding sequence GTGTACAGTTTGAGCAAAGTAACATGGAAGGCGGGGACGATGCTCTATCCCCTGCCGCCGGTGATGGTCTCCTGCGGTACGATGGAAAGGGCGAATATCATCACGGTGGCCTGGACGGGCATAGTAAACTCGGAGCCGCCGATGACATACATCTCCGTGCGGCCCGAGCGCTTTTCGCACGGTCTGATCAAAGAGACGGGAGAGTTCGTCATCAACCTTACCACCGACAGGCTCGTATGGAACGCCGACTTCTGCGGCGTGAAATCCGGCCGCGACACAAATAAATTCGCCCTGCCGGGACTCACTGCGGTCAAAGCCAGCGCGGTGAGCGCTCCGATGATAGATGAGAGCCCCGTAAACATCGAATGCCGCGTCGAGAGGAGCATTCTGTTGGGAAGCCACGAGATGTTCATCGCCAAAATAATCGCCGTCAACGTCAATGAAAAGCTGCTGGACGCGAAGGGCGTGCTGCATTTGGAAAAGGCCGGCCTTGCGGCGACGGCGCACGGCAAGTATTTCGCGCTTGGCCGCCAGGTGGGAAGTTTCGGATATTCGGTAAGAAAGAGATAA